Proteins co-encoded in one Brassica oleracea var. oleracea cultivar TO1000 chromosome C4, BOL, whole genome shotgun sequence genomic window:
- the LOC106341720 gene encoding LRR receptor-like serine/threonine-protein kinase GSO1 isoform X3, giving the protein MERKLFLGQFLIWVVLLLGQLHGCKSCIEKERKALLELKKHLISLSVEWGYDTVQPTWTNDTKSDCCLWEGLECNRTSGRVIGISIGDMVFENFSSPLNISLLQPFEDIRSLSLSVEQNGFDGFFDDVEGYKSLRRLRNLEILDLSSNRFNDSIFPFLNGASSLKTIFLHNNLIEGPFPAEEQKDLTNLELLDLSLNMLKGSLSELKDLINLELLSLAQNSFSGPIPVEVFCEMKNLRELDLSENHFVGQLPLCLGSLKKLRVLDLSSNQFSGNLPSSFSSLESLEYLSLLNNNFKGILSLNPLANLTKLKVLKLSTTSDMLQVESESTWQSKFQLSVAVLRSCSLKKIPSFFLYQKNLRLVDLSSNKLSGNVPTWLLENNTQLEVLLLQNNSFTTFQMPTTIVHNNLQLLDFSKNDIGGLFPDNIGRLLPYLVHMNGSNNGFQRNFPSSMGEMKNISFLDLSYNNFSGNLPRSFFTGCFSLKYLKLSHNRFTGHVPPRVTNFTSLDVLRLDNNLFTGEMGVGLLSSNATLSILDMSNNLLTGSIPSWISNLSNLEFLLLSDNNIQGTVPPSLGNMSSVSLLDLSGNLLSGAIPSYVGHYVRYLFLRDNNFTGPIPDTLLARRVRILDLRNNKLSGSIPEFVSTDLEDPPELSILLLRGNSLIGSIPRQLCDLRTIRILDLSHNKLSGYIPSCLYNLSFDLGVAEEDTNIYIGSDYNPTSFQLEYYKSTFVVEKLVVKYTTYHEIAINFATKERYDSYTGGTEFSEGILGYMYGMNLSSNELSGVIPQEIGNLSRVRALNLSQNFLSGSIPSSFSNLKDIESLDLSYNMLHGSIPQQLTSLISLAVFDVSYNNLSGMVPQGRQFNTFDKSSYVGNPLLCGLPTNISCDQATERSEEEDNGGGEEDEEVFVDMLVFYYSTSSTYLTALICILLLMCFDCPWRRSLLRLIDAFIASVKTMFP; this is encoded by the exons ATGGAACGAAAGCTTTTCTTGGGCCAATTCTTGATATGGGTGGTATTACTGTTGGGGCAGCTACATGGATGCAAAAGCTGCATTGAGAAAGAGAGAAAAGCTTTGTTGGAGCTCAAGAAACACCTTATCTCACTGAGTGTAGAATGGGGATACGATACTGTTCAACCTACTTGGACTAATGATACAAAAAGTGATTGCTGTCTGTGGGAGGGCCTTGAGTGCAATCGTACAAGCGGTCGGGTTATCGGGATATCCATTGGTGACATGGTGTTTGAAAACTTCAGTTCTCCCCTAAATATTTCTTTGCTACAACCTTTTGAAGATATTCGAAGTCTGAGCCTATCCGTCGAGCAGAACGGATTTGATGGCTTCTTTGATGATGTTGAAG GTTATAAAAGCTTAAGGAGATTAAGAAACCTTGAGATTTTGGATCTCTCTTCAAACAGATTTAACGACAGCATATTTCCCTTTCTTAATGGTGCATCATCACTTAAAACTATTTTTCTTCACAATAACTTGATTGAAGGCCCTTTTCCTGCTGAAG AACAAAAAGACTTGACAAACTTGGAACTGTTGGATCTGAGTCTAAACATGTTAAAGGGCTCCTTGTCAG AACTAAAAGACTTGATCAACTTGGAACTGCTAAGCCTTGCTCAAAACAGTTTCAGCGGACCTATACCAGTAGAAG TATTTTGTGAAATGAAGAATCTGCGGGAGCTCGATCTCAGTGAAAATCATTTTGTTGGCCAACTTCCACTTTGTCTAGGTAGCTTGAAAAAGCTACGGGTTCTTGATCTCTCATCCAACCAATTTAGTGGAAATCTACCGTCTAGTTTCAGTAGCCTTGAGTCCCTGGAGTATCTATCATTGTTAAACAACAACTTCAAAGGCATATTATCTCTCAACCCACTTGCCAACCTCACAAAGCTCAAGGTTTTAAAACTTTCAACAACGTCTGATATGCTACAAGTAGAGTCAGAGAGTACTTGGCAGTCAAAATTTCAACTCAGTGTTGCTGTACTACGATCTTGCAGCTTGAAAAAAATCCCTTCCTTTTTTCTGTACCAAAAGAACTTGCGCCTAGTTGATCTATCCAGCAACAAATTATCCGGAAACGTTCCTACTTGGCTGCTAGAGAATAATACACAACTTGAAGTCTTACTCTTGCAGAATAATTCATTTACTACCTTCCAGATGCCTACTACAATAGTGCATAATAATTTGCAATTATTGGATTTTTCAAAGAATGATATTGGTGGGCTGTTCCCTGATAACATTGGCCGTCTGCTTCCCTATCTTGTACACATGAACGGCTCAAATAATGGATTTCAACGAAATTTTCCATCGTCAATGGGCGAGATGAAGAACATTTCATTTCTTGACCTATCTTATAATAACTTCTCTGGGAATTTACCTAGAAGCTTTTTCACCGGCTGTTTTTCACTGAAATACCTGAAGCTCTCTCACAACAGATTTACTGGCCATGTCCCTCCTAGAGTAACAAACTTTACTTCATTGGATGTGTTGAGATTGGATAACAACTTATTCACAGGGGAGATGGGAGTTGGTCTGCTTAGCTCCAACGCTACATTGTCGATTCTCGACATGTCCAACAATCTTCTCACAGGTTCAATTCCGAGTTGGATATCTAACCTATCTAATTTGGAATTTTTATTGCTATCAGATAATAACATCCAAGGCACAGTACCACCGTCTTTGGGGAACATGTCCTCAGTTTCACTTTTGGACCTCTCTGGAAACTTATTATCTGGAGCCATACCTTCATACGTTGGTCACTACGTGAGATATCTCTTCCTACGAGACAACAACTTCACAGGACCAATTCCAGACACATTGTTGGCACGTCGTGTCCGAATACTTGATCTGCGGAACAATAAGCTCTCAGGGAGTATCCCGGAGTTTGTCAGTACCGACTTGGAGGATCCCCCAGAGCTAAGTATTCTTTTGTTGAGGGGAAACAGTTTAATAGGATCAATTCCAAGGCAGCTGTGTGATCTGAGAACTATTAGAATTTTAGATCTTTCACATAACAAACTCAGTGGTTACATACCTTCATGCCTCTACAACTTATCATTTGATCTCGGAGTGGCAGAAGAGGATACAAATATCTACATTGGTAGTGATTACAACCCTACGAGCTTTCAGTTGGAATATTACAAATCTACATTTGTGGTGGAGAAGCTCGTAGTAAAGTACACAACCTATCATGAAATTGCAATAAATTTTGCAACAAAAGAAAGGTATGATTCTTATACTGGTGGAACCGAGTTCAGTGAAGGTATACTTGGTTATATGTATGGAATGAATCTGTCAAGCAATGAGTTAAGTGGTGTTATCCCACAAGAGATTGGGAACCTCTCGAGAGTTCGAGCACTTAATCTATCTCAAAATTTCTTGTCGGGTTCTATACCATCCAGCTTCTCTAATCTGAAGGATATTGAGAGCCTTGATCTTTCCTACAACATGTTGCACGGCAGCATTCCTCAACAGCTGACCAGCCTTATTTCTCTTGCTGTGTTTGATGTGTCTTACAACAATTTGTCAGGAATGGTTCCCCAAGGAAGGCAATTCAATACCTTTGACAAGAGCAGCTATGTAGGTAATCCTCTTCTTTGTGGACTACCAACTAATATAAGTTGTGATCAGGCTACGGAGAGGTCAGAGGAAGAAGATAATGGAGGAGGGGAAGAGGACGAGGAAGTTTTTGTTGACATGTTGGTATTCTATTATAGCACTAGCTCAACTTATTTGACAGCGTTGATTTGCATTCTTTTACTTATGTGCTTTGATTGTCCTTGGCGTCGATCATTGCTACGCCTTATTGATGCTTTCATTGCTTCAGTAAAAACTATGTTTCCTTAA
- the LOC106341720 gene encoding LRR receptor-like serine/threonine-protein kinase GSO1 isoform X1, whose product MERKLFLGQFLIWVVLLLGQLHGCKSCIEKERKALLELKKHLISLSVEWGYDTVQPTWTNDTKSDCCLWEGLECNRTSGRVIGISIGDMVFENFSSPLNISLLQPFEDIRSLSLSVEQNGFDGFFDDVEGYKSLRRLRNLEILDLSSNRFNDSIFPFLNGASSLKTIFLHNNLIEGPFPAEELKDWTNLELLDLSRNFLNGSMLEFSYLKKLKALNLSSNDFSSSMELRELKDLINLELLSLAQNSFSGPIPVEVFCEMKNLRELDLSENHFVGQLPLCLGSLKKLRVLDLSSNQFSGNLPSSFSSLESLEYLSLLNNNFKGILSLNPLANLTKLKVLKLSTTSDMLQVESESTWQSKFQLSVAVLRSCSLKKIPSFFLYQKNLRLVDLSSNKLSGNVPTWLLENNTQLEVLLLQNNSFTTFQMPTTIVHNNLQLLDFSKNDIGGLFPDNIGRLLPYLVHMNGSNNGFQRNFPSSMGEMKNISFLDLSYNNFSGNLPRSFFTGCFSLKYLKLSHNRFTGHVPPRVTNFTSLDVLRLDNNLFTGEMGVGLLSSNATLSILDMSNNLLTGSIPSWISNLSNLEFLLLSDNNIQGTVPPSLGNMSSVSLLDLSGNLLSGAIPSYVGHYVRYLFLRDNNFTGPIPDTLLARRVRILDLRNNKLSGSIPEFVSTDLEDPPELSILLLRGNSLIGSIPRQLCDLRTIRILDLSHNKLSGYIPSCLYNLSFDLGVAEEDTNIYIGSDYNPTSFQLEYYKSTFVVEKLVVKYTTYHEIAINFATKERYDSYTGGTEFSEGILGYMYGMNLSSNELSGVIPQEIGNLSRVRALNLSQNFLSGSIPSSFSNLKDIESLDLSYNMLHGSIPQQLTSLISLAVFDVSYNNLSGMVPQGRQFNTFDKSSYVGNPLLCGLPTNISCDQATERSEEEDNGGGEEDEEVFVDMLVFYYSTSSTYLTALICILLLMCFDCPWRRSLLRLIDAFIASVKTMFP is encoded by the exons ATGGAACGAAAGCTTTTCTTGGGCCAATTCTTGATATGGGTGGTATTACTGTTGGGGCAGCTACATGGATGCAAAAGCTGCATTGAGAAAGAGAGAAAAGCTTTGTTGGAGCTCAAGAAACACCTTATCTCACTGAGTGTAGAATGGGGATACGATACTGTTCAACCTACTTGGACTAATGATACAAAAAGTGATTGCTGTCTGTGGGAGGGCCTTGAGTGCAATCGTACAAGCGGTCGGGTTATCGGGATATCCATTGGTGACATGGTGTTTGAAAACTTCAGTTCTCCCCTAAATATTTCTTTGCTACAACCTTTTGAAGATATTCGAAGTCTGAGCCTATCCGTCGAGCAGAACGGATTTGATGGCTTCTTTGATGATGTTGAAG GTTATAAAAGCTTAAGGAGATTAAGAAACCTTGAGATTTTGGATCTCTCTTCAAACAGATTTAACGACAGCATATTTCCCTTTCTTAATGGTGCATCATCACTTAAAACTATTTTTCTTCACAATAACTTGATTGAAGGCCCTTTTCCTGCTGAAG AACTAAAAGATTGGACAAACTTGGAACTGCTGGATCTGAGTCGAAATTTTCTAAACGGCTCCATGCTAG AGTTTTCTTACCTCAAAAAGCTGAAAGCTCTAAATCTAAGTTCCAATGATTTTTCTAGCTCTATGGAACTGCGAG AACTAAAAGACTTGATCAACTTGGAACTGCTAAGCCTTGCTCAAAACAGTTTCAGCGGACCTATACCAGTAGAAG TATTTTGTGAAATGAAGAATCTGCGGGAGCTCGATCTCAGTGAAAATCATTTTGTTGGCCAACTTCCACTTTGTCTAGGTAGCTTGAAAAAGCTACGGGTTCTTGATCTCTCATCCAACCAATTTAGTGGAAATCTACCGTCTAGTTTCAGTAGCCTTGAGTCCCTGGAGTATCTATCATTGTTAAACAACAACTTCAAAGGCATATTATCTCTCAACCCACTTGCCAACCTCACAAAGCTCAAGGTTTTAAAACTTTCAACAACGTCTGATATGCTACAAGTAGAGTCAGAGAGTACTTGGCAGTCAAAATTTCAACTCAGTGTTGCTGTACTACGATCTTGCAGCTTGAAAAAAATCCCTTCCTTTTTTCTGTACCAAAAGAACTTGCGCCTAGTTGATCTATCCAGCAACAAATTATCCGGAAACGTTCCTACTTGGCTGCTAGAGAATAATACACAACTTGAAGTCTTACTCTTGCAGAATAATTCATTTACTACCTTCCAGATGCCTACTACAATAGTGCATAATAATTTGCAATTATTGGATTTTTCAAAGAATGATATTGGTGGGCTGTTCCCTGATAACATTGGCCGTCTGCTTCCCTATCTTGTACACATGAACGGCTCAAATAATGGATTTCAACGAAATTTTCCATCGTCAATGGGCGAGATGAAGAACATTTCATTTCTTGACCTATCTTATAATAACTTCTCTGGGAATTTACCTAGAAGCTTTTTCACCGGCTGTTTTTCACTGAAATACCTGAAGCTCTCTCACAACAGATTTACTGGCCATGTCCCTCCTAGAGTAACAAACTTTACTTCATTGGATGTGTTGAGATTGGATAACAACTTATTCACAGGGGAGATGGGAGTTGGTCTGCTTAGCTCCAACGCTACATTGTCGATTCTCGACATGTCCAACAATCTTCTCACAGGTTCAATTCCGAGTTGGATATCTAACCTATCTAATTTGGAATTTTTATTGCTATCAGATAATAACATCCAAGGCACAGTACCACCGTCTTTGGGGAACATGTCCTCAGTTTCACTTTTGGACCTCTCTGGAAACTTATTATCTGGAGCCATACCTTCATACGTTGGTCACTACGTGAGATATCTCTTCCTACGAGACAACAACTTCACAGGACCAATTCCAGACACATTGTTGGCACGTCGTGTCCGAATACTTGATCTGCGGAACAATAAGCTCTCAGGGAGTATCCCGGAGTTTGTCAGTACCGACTTGGAGGATCCCCCAGAGCTAAGTATTCTTTTGTTGAGGGGAAACAGTTTAATAGGATCAATTCCAAGGCAGCTGTGTGATCTGAGAACTATTAGAATTTTAGATCTTTCACATAACAAACTCAGTGGTTACATACCTTCATGCCTCTACAACTTATCATTTGATCTCGGAGTGGCAGAAGAGGATACAAATATCTACATTGGTAGTGATTACAACCCTACGAGCTTTCAGTTGGAATATTACAAATCTACATTTGTGGTGGAGAAGCTCGTAGTAAAGTACACAACCTATCATGAAATTGCAATAAATTTTGCAACAAAAGAAAGGTATGATTCTTATACTGGTGGAACCGAGTTCAGTGAAGGTATACTTGGTTATATGTATGGAATGAATCTGTCAAGCAATGAGTTAAGTGGTGTTATCCCACAAGAGATTGGGAACCTCTCGAGAGTTCGAGCACTTAATCTATCTCAAAATTTCTTGTCGGGTTCTATACCATCCAGCTTCTCTAATCTGAAGGATATTGAGAGCCTTGATCTTTCCTACAACATGTTGCACGGCAGCATTCCTCAACAGCTGACCAGCCTTATTTCTCTTGCTGTGTTTGATGTGTCTTACAACAATTTGTCAGGAATGGTTCCCCAAGGAAGGCAATTCAATACCTTTGACAAGAGCAGCTATGTAGGTAATCCTCTTCTTTGTGGACTACCAACTAATATAAGTTGTGATCAGGCTACGGAGAGGTCAGAGGAAGAAGATAATGGAGGAGGGGAAGAGGACGAGGAAGTTTTTGTTGACATGTTGGTATTCTATTATAGCACTAGCTCAACTTATTTGACAGCGTTGATTTGCATTCTTTTACTTATGTGCTTTGATTGTCCTTGGCGTCGATCATTGCTACGCCTTATTGATGCTTTCATTGCTTCAGTAAAAACTATGTTTCCTTAA
- the LOC106341720 gene encoding LRR receptor-like serine/threonine-protein kinase GSO1 isoform X2: MERKLFLGQFLIWVVLLLGQLHGCKSCIEKERKALLELKKHLISLSVEWGYDTVQPTWTNDTKSDCCLWEGLECNRTSGRVIGISIGDMVFENFSSPLNISLLQPFEDIRSLSLSVEQNGFDGFFDDVEGYKSLRRLRNLEILDLSSNRFNDSIFPFLNGASSLKTIFLHNNLIEGPFPAEEQKDLTNLELLDLSLNMLKGSLSDFTHLKKLKTLNLSSNYLSSSMELQVFCEMKNLRELDLSENHFVGQLPLCLGSLKKLRVLDLSSNQFSGNLPSSFSSLESLEYLSLLNNNFKGILSLNPLANLTKLKVLKLSTTSDMLQVESESTWQSKFQLSVAVLRSCSLKKIPSFFLYQKNLRLVDLSSNKLSGNVPTWLLENNTQLEVLLLQNNSFTTFQMPTTIVHNNLQLLDFSKNDIGGLFPDNIGRLLPYLVHMNGSNNGFQRNFPSSMGEMKNISFLDLSYNNFSGNLPRSFFTGCFSLKYLKLSHNRFTGHVPPRVTNFTSLDVLRLDNNLFTGEMGVGLLSSNATLSILDMSNNLLTGSIPSWISNLSNLEFLLLSDNNIQGTVPPSLGNMSSVSLLDLSGNLLSGAIPSYVGHYVRYLFLRDNNFTGPIPDTLLARRVRILDLRNNKLSGSIPEFVSTDLEDPPELSILLLRGNSLIGSIPRQLCDLRTIRILDLSHNKLSGYIPSCLYNLSFDLGVAEEDTNIYIGSDYNPTSFQLEYYKSTFVVEKLVVKYTTYHEIAINFATKERYDSYTGGTEFSEGILGYMYGMNLSSNELSGVIPQEIGNLSRVRALNLSQNFLSGSIPSSFSNLKDIESLDLSYNMLHGSIPQQLTSLISLAVFDVSYNNLSGMVPQGRQFNTFDKSSYVGNPLLCGLPTNISCDQATERSEEEDNGGGEEDEEVFVDMLVFYYSTSSTYLTALICILLLMCFDCPWRRSLLRLIDAFIASVKTMFP, translated from the exons ATGGAACGAAAGCTTTTCTTGGGCCAATTCTTGATATGGGTGGTATTACTGTTGGGGCAGCTACATGGATGCAAAAGCTGCATTGAGAAAGAGAGAAAAGCTTTGTTGGAGCTCAAGAAACACCTTATCTCACTGAGTGTAGAATGGGGATACGATACTGTTCAACCTACTTGGACTAATGATACAAAAAGTGATTGCTGTCTGTGGGAGGGCCTTGAGTGCAATCGTACAAGCGGTCGGGTTATCGGGATATCCATTGGTGACATGGTGTTTGAAAACTTCAGTTCTCCCCTAAATATTTCTTTGCTACAACCTTTTGAAGATATTCGAAGTCTGAGCCTATCCGTCGAGCAGAACGGATTTGATGGCTTCTTTGATGATGTTGAAG GTTATAAAAGCTTAAGGAGATTAAGAAACCTTGAGATTTTGGATCTCTCTTCAAACAGATTTAACGACAGCATATTTCCCTTTCTTAATGGTGCATCATCACTTAAAACTATTTTTCTTCACAATAACTTGATTGAAGGCCCTTTTCCTGCTGAAG AACAAAAAGACTTGACAAACTTGGAACTGTTGGATCTGAGTCTAAACATGTTAAAGGGCTCCTTGTCAG ATTTTACTCACCTAAAAAAACTGAAAACTCTAAATCTAAGTTCCAATTACTTGTCCAGCTCAATGGAATTACAAG TATTTTGTGAAATGAAGAATCTGCGGGAGCTCGATCTCAGTGAAAATCATTTTGTTGGCCAACTTCCACTTTGTCTAGGTAGCTTGAAAAAGCTACGGGTTCTTGATCTCTCATCCAACCAATTTAGTGGAAATCTACCGTCTAGTTTCAGTAGCCTTGAGTCCCTGGAGTATCTATCATTGTTAAACAACAACTTCAAAGGCATATTATCTCTCAACCCACTTGCCAACCTCACAAAGCTCAAGGTTTTAAAACTTTCAACAACGTCTGATATGCTACAAGTAGAGTCAGAGAGTACTTGGCAGTCAAAATTTCAACTCAGTGTTGCTGTACTACGATCTTGCAGCTTGAAAAAAATCCCTTCCTTTTTTCTGTACCAAAAGAACTTGCGCCTAGTTGATCTATCCAGCAACAAATTATCCGGAAACGTTCCTACTTGGCTGCTAGAGAATAATACACAACTTGAAGTCTTACTCTTGCAGAATAATTCATTTACTACCTTCCAGATGCCTACTACAATAGTGCATAATAATTTGCAATTATTGGATTTTTCAAAGAATGATATTGGTGGGCTGTTCCCTGATAACATTGGCCGTCTGCTTCCCTATCTTGTACACATGAACGGCTCAAATAATGGATTTCAACGAAATTTTCCATCGTCAATGGGCGAGATGAAGAACATTTCATTTCTTGACCTATCTTATAATAACTTCTCTGGGAATTTACCTAGAAGCTTTTTCACCGGCTGTTTTTCACTGAAATACCTGAAGCTCTCTCACAACAGATTTACTGGCCATGTCCCTCCTAGAGTAACAAACTTTACTTCATTGGATGTGTTGAGATTGGATAACAACTTATTCACAGGGGAGATGGGAGTTGGTCTGCTTAGCTCCAACGCTACATTGTCGATTCTCGACATGTCCAACAATCTTCTCACAGGTTCAATTCCGAGTTGGATATCTAACCTATCTAATTTGGAATTTTTATTGCTATCAGATAATAACATCCAAGGCACAGTACCACCGTCTTTGGGGAACATGTCCTCAGTTTCACTTTTGGACCTCTCTGGAAACTTATTATCTGGAGCCATACCTTCATACGTTGGTCACTACGTGAGATATCTCTTCCTACGAGACAACAACTTCACAGGACCAATTCCAGACACATTGTTGGCACGTCGTGTCCGAATACTTGATCTGCGGAACAATAAGCTCTCAGGGAGTATCCCGGAGTTTGTCAGTACCGACTTGGAGGATCCCCCAGAGCTAAGTATTCTTTTGTTGAGGGGAAACAGTTTAATAGGATCAATTCCAAGGCAGCTGTGTGATCTGAGAACTATTAGAATTTTAGATCTTTCACATAACAAACTCAGTGGTTACATACCTTCATGCCTCTACAACTTATCATTTGATCTCGGAGTGGCAGAAGAGGATACAAATATCTACATTGGTAGTGATTACAACCCTACGAGCTTTCAGTTGGAATATTACAAATCTACATTTGTGGTGGAGAAGCTCGTAGTAAAGTACACAACCTATCATGAAATTGCAATAAATTTTGCAACAAAAGAAAGGTATGATTCTTATACTGGTGGAACCGAGTTCAGTGAAGGTATACTTGGTTATATGTATGGAATGAATCTGTCAAGCAATGAGTTAAGTGGTGTTATCCCACAAGAGATTGGGAACCTCTCGAGAGTTCGAGCACTTAATCTATCTCAAAATTTCTTGTCGGGTTCTATACCATCCAGCTTCTCTAATCTGAAGGATATTGAGAGCCTTGATCTTTCCTACAACATGTTGCACGGCAGCATTCCTCAACAGCTGACCAGCCTTATTTCTCTTGCTGTGTTTGATGTGTCTTACAACAATTTGTCAGGAATGGTTCCCCAAGGAAGGCAATTCAATACCTTTGACAAGAGCAGCTATGTAGGTAATCCTCTTCTTTGTGGACTACCAACTAATATAAGTTGTGATCAGGCTACGGAGAGGTCAGAGGAAGAAGATAATGGAGGAGGGGAAGAGGACGAGGAAGTTTTTGTTGACATGTTGGTATTCTATTATAGCACTAGCTCAACTTATTTGACAGCGTTGATTTGCATTCTTTTACTTATGTGCTTTGATTGTCCTTGGCGTCGATCATTGCTACGCCTTATTGATGCTTTCATTGCTTCAGTAAAAACTATGTTTCCTTAA
- the LOC106342199 gene encoding putative clathrin assembly protein At2g25430, with protein MAPSIRKAIGAVKDQTSIGIAKVASNTAPDLEVAIVKATSHDDDPASEKYIREILNLTSLSRGYILACVTSVSRRLGKTRDWVVALKALMLVHRLLNEGDPLFQEEILHSTRRGTRMLNMSDFRDEAHSSSWDHSAFVRTYAFYLDQRLELALFERKSGVGGGSSSYHSNGDDRYSRGRDDFRSPPPRSYDYDNGSGGGYSGGYGGVPKRSRSYGDMNEMGGGGRDEKKAVTPLREMTPERIFGKMGHLQRLLDRFLTLRPTGLAKNSRMILIALYPVVRESFKLYADICEVLAVLLDKFFDMEYTDCVKAFDAYASAAKQIDELIAFYNWCKETGVARSSEYPEVQRITSKLLETLEEFVRDRAKRGKSPERKEIEAPPPPPVAEEEEAEPDMNEIKALPPPENYTPPPQPEPEPEKPQYTEDLVNLREDGVTGDDQGNKFALALFAGPPGSNGKWEAFPSDGVTSAWQNPAAEPGKADWELALVETASNLEKQTAALGGGFDSLLLNGMYDQGAVRQHVSTSQLTGGSASSVALPLPGKTNTQVLALPAPDGTVEKVNQDPFAASLTIPPPSYVQMAEMEKKQYLLSQEQQLWQQYQREGMRGQASLAKMNNTGPVPGGMPYGMPPVNGMGPPPPTGYYYNNPY; from the coding sequence ATGGCGCCGAGCATCCGAAAAGCGATCGGGGCGGTTAAGGATCAAACGAGCATCGGGATCGCGAAAGTCGCGAGCAACACGGCCCCAGATCTGGAAGTAGCCATCGTGAAAGCCACGAGCCACGACGACGACCCCGCGAGCGAGAAGTACATCCGCGAGATCCTCAACCTCACCTCCCTCTCCCGCGGATACATCCTCGCCTGCGTCACCTCCGTCTCGCGTCGCCTCGGGAAGACGCGCGACTGGGTGGTCGCCCTCAAGGCCCTGATGCTCGTCCACCGCCTCCTCAACGAAGGAGACCCTCTCTTCCAAGAGGAGATCCTCCACTCGACGAGGCGTGGCACGAGGATGCTCAACATGTCCGATTTTCGCGACGAGGCGCACTCGAGCTCGTGGGATCACTCCGCTTTCGTTAGGACTTACGCTTTTTATCTGGATCAGAGGCTCGAGTTAGCTTTGTTTGAGAGGAAGAGTGGTGTTGGTGGGGGGAGTAGTAGCTATCATAGCAATGGTGATGACCGTTACAGTAGAGGGAGAGATGATTTTCGATCTCCCCCTCCCAGATCTTATGACTATGACAACGGTAGTGGTGGTGGTTACAGTGGTGGTTATGGTGGTGTGCCTAAGAGATCTCGGTCTTACGGAGATATGAATGAGATGGGAGGAGGAGGGAGAGATGAGAAGAAAGCTGTGACACCTCTTCGAGAAATGACGCCGGAGAGGATATTCGGGAAAATGGGGCATTTACAGAGGCTGCTTGACCGGTTCTTGACATTGAGACCAACCGGTTTAGCTAAGAACAGTAGGATGATACTTATCGCGTTGTACCCCGTCGTGAGGGAGAGTTTTAAGCTCTACGCTGACATCTGCGAGGTGTTAGCTGTTTTGCTCGATAAGTTTTTCGATATGGAGTATACCGATTGCGTCAAGGCCTTTGATGCTTACGCGAGCGCGGCGAAACAGATTGATGAGCTTATCGCGTTTTATAATTGGTGTAAGGAGACAGGCGTGGCGAGATCGTCTGAGTACCCGGAGGTTCAGAGGATTACTAGTAAGTTGTTGGAGACGTTGGAGGAGTTTGTTAGAGATAGGGCGAAGAGAGGGAAGAGTCCTGAGAGGAAAGAGATCGAAGCTCCTCCTCCTCCGCCGGTGGCGGAAGAAGAGGAGGCTGAGCCTGATATGAACGAGATCAAAGCGCTTCCTCCTCCGGAGAACTACACTCCTCCTCCTCAGCCTGAGCCTGAGCCGGAAAAACCGCAGTACACGGAGGATTTGGTTAACTTGAGGGAAGATGGAGTCACTGGTGATGACCAAGGGAACAAGTTTGCGCTCGCGCTATTCGCCGGTCCGCCGGGAAGTAACGGGAAGTGGGAAGCTTTCCCGTCGGATGGAGTGACCTCCGCGTGGCAGAATCCTGCTGCGGAGCCAGGGAAAGCGGATTGGGAATTGGCGTTGGTGGAAACAGCTAGCAACTTGGAGAAACAGACAGCCGCGTTAGGCGGCGGGTTTGATTCTCTGCTGCTGAACGGCATGTACGATCAAGGAGCGGTTAGGCAACATGTGAGCACCTCGCAGTTAACTGGTGGCAGCGCGAGCAGCGTAGCTTTACCTTTACCGGGTAAAACCAACACTCAAGTATTGGCCTTACCTGCACCAGATGGAACCGTTGAGAAAGTGAACCAAGACCCGTTCGCGGCTTCGCTAACCATCCCACCGCCTTCGTACGTGCAAATGGCCGAGATGGAGAAGAAGCAGTATCTGCTGAGCCAAGAGCAGCAGCTATGGCAGCAATACCAGCGTGAAGGAATGAGAGGTCAAGCTAGTTTGGCGAAGATGAACAACACTGGTCCAGTTCCAGGTGGAATGCCTTACGGAATGCCACCTGTCAATGGGATGGGACCGCCACCACCGACGGGGTATTACTACAACAATCCTTACTGA